CGTTTTTTTCGCTGGGCCGGGAAGAGAGCGGGAGAATGTTGCTTGGGAAAATTCCCATAAAAGAAATCGGGCCGGCCTCGCTGGAAGATTATAAGCCTCTTTTGCAAATGGGGTTAGAACGGTACTACCAGCAGCATTAATTCCTATGAACCTGACACTTCGCTTATCATTACCCATATTGATTGGGCTGCTTGTTTCGATAGGCTATCTTCATTTCTATTGGGCACCCCTCCAACTGCAGAAGGGCAAGGCTGCGTTTGAAAGGCAAAATCAGGCACTCCTGCAATCCTCGGATTCTGCCATTATTCGCGATTTACTGGAAGGAAATTTTGCAGCACTGATTGCCAACATTGACTATCTTCTGGAAGAACGGGCCGGGGTCTGGTTCAATATGGAGATATTTAATGATGATGGAAAACGCCTGTATCCGGTGTTTGACAGGGAAAAAGTACCCAATACCGGTAAACATGACTTTATTCACCATGATCATCCTTTGTGGCTGGAAACAAGTTATATCGGAAAGATCGTCGTTGATATTGAATGGCATCAGGAAAAATTAAGAATTCAACAAGATATCAAAACGGTGAGAACCATGCTTTTGAGCATGGTTGTGTTCTCACTGATTGTAATTTTAATCACACAGTTGCAGCTTGTTGTGCGGCCACTTGCCAGACTGCGCGATGCGGCAAGACAAATTGCCAAAGGAAATTTGTCGGTAGAGCTGCCGGAAGAAAGCAAAGATGAAGTGGGGGAGTTGACCCGTTCCTTTTCATTTATGGCACAGGAACTTTTTTTTAAACAGCACGCGCTTGATCAACATGCCAATGTCAGCATAACTGATTCCCATGGCAATATCACTTACGTGAATAACAATTTTATTAAAACAACAGGCCGGAGTGAAGCCCAACTGCTCGGTCAAAATCATCGTATTTTAAAGTCTGATGTCCAATCCCCGGCGTTTTACGAAAATCTATGGAAGACGATCTGCGCTGGAAAAACATGGCATCAAGAGATTTGTAACCGTAAAAAAAGTGGCGAATACTACTGGATAGATGCCACAATTGTGCCGCAGGTCGGCAAAACAGATCCGAAGCCTGAACGATTTATCTGTATCAGCACAGACATCACTGTGCGGAAAAAAGCTGAGGCGGAGCTGGTTGATGCCAAGGAAGAGGCCGAGAGTGCGACCCGGGCTAAAAGCGAATTTCTTTCAAACATGAGTCACGAAATCCGAACTCCCATTAATGCCATCATCGGAATGAGCCATTTAATGTCCCAGAGTTCTTCGGATCCAGCCCAGTTGCATGATATCGGAGTCATCCAGACCGCCGGCGATAATTTGCTGGAACTGATCAACGACATTTTGGACTTCTCCAAGATTGAGGCTGGGAAACTGGTCATTGATCCCCATAATTTTTCCCTTCCAGGCTTGTTTCAGAATCTCAGGCAGCTTTTCACCACGAATGCTGAAAATAAGGGATTACACTTCGAGGTGGCGGAGCCTTCGCCTGAAATTCCGGAAGCGTTGTACGGCGATGGAAACCGGCTGAAACAGATGCTGGTCAATCTGCTGGGAAACGCGATCAAGTTTACCGATGTGGGCATTGTCAACCTTACGGTCAGCCAGGTACCGGGAAATAGACCTGACGGGCAGGTCATGCTGCGATTTATGGTCAAAGATTCAGGTAGGGGCATTGCAAAGGAGGCCCAAGCAAAGCTTTTTAAGTCCTTCAGCCAGGAGGACGGCAGCACCACCCGTCAATACGGCGGCACAGGACTAGGGCTTTCCATAGTCCACCGGTTGGCGGAATTGATGGGTGGGCGTGTTGGTGTGGAAAGTGAACCTGGCCTGGGGTCAAGCTTCTGGCTGGAATTACCGTTTAGGATATCAAAAGCGGACTCATCGGGCCAACAACAATCAAGGGCTCCGCATGTCTCTTATGGCACTATGACCCGGAAACAAAAAGATCAAGGTGAGTATTCCGTCGTCCGGCTGCTCCTGGTGGATGACAGCCGGGTTAATCTTGAGATTACGGGGCGTATTTTGGAAACACACGGTTTCAGCGTGACTAGCTGCACGGGCGGCAAAGAAGCCATAGATATCCTGGAAGAAGCGTCTAATCGCTACGATCTGGTCCTGATGGATTTGCAGATGCCGGATGTAGATGGGGTTGAGGCCACTGTTGCCATACGCCAGGGACTTGGGCGCACGCTTCCCATTGTCGCTTTTACTGCAGGGGCCACCACCCAAGAATGGAACCGGGCCAGAGACGCAGGGATGGATGACTTCGTGACAAAACCTATCAATCCACAACAGCTTGTTGGGATCATTGAAAGATTGGTTTCCGGAAAGCGCAAGCCTGAAAATGTTGATGCACTCTTTTCAAAACCAGATCCGGATAATAGTCCTGTCAAGAGCGATTCATCGGATATCGCATTTTTTGACCGTGCCGGTTTAACGGACAGGTTGATGGGTAACCAAGAATTGGTCGAAATGATCATTAAAACATTCTTAGAGGATATGCCTATACAGATCGATTCCCTTAAAGGGTTGATCGAGAAGGGACAAACCCGGGAAGCCCGCGCACAGGGTCATAAAATGAAGGGCGCCGCCAAAAATATTGGAAGCGCAGAATTTGAAAAGCTTTCCCATGCTGTTGAAAAAGCCGGAGAGGCAAATGATATCGAGCAACTCAGGGCGTTGATGCCAAAAGTAGAGTCACTCTTCTTGAAGATGAAAGATGTGATCGAGAAAAATGAGGAGAGCAGCTATTAGTGACCCCCTTTTTTAACGTTCCTGTGAAGTATCTCCACAATAGGCAGATACCACTGCGCCATGCTTGTTTCGGTGCCCTTTGCTGATTCATTCTCATCGGCTTTGCGGATGACTATCCCCAACACCTGGGCTTTGAGGATGCCGGTTATGCGGTGTTTCCATTTTTCAACGCCTTTTTGGGACAGACTGCCCACGCATTGGTGATCCGGATTGAGGATACGAATATATGTGCCGTCTGGTTCCAGAAATATGCGGTCTCCTGTTTTAAGCGCGGCCAGGTGCTTATGGATGGGATGGTCCTTGGCAAACCGTTGGGGAAAAGAGATATAGAGATCTTCCATACCAAGGATTGAGATGGTCACATCGTGTGAAAAACCTGTTATTTGGGCATTTGGCGATTGCCTGCAGCAGACGAAGGGATGGCGGGCCAAAGCGGCGGTGTGCGGGTTGCCTGAATTTTGAACGGCAAAAAGGGTCAGATGGTTTATGGCCCGGGTCATGCCGACGTAATAAAGACGACGCTCCTCTTCAATTTCTGTATTTTTCCAGCCGTGGTCCAGGATAAACACATGTTTAAACTCCATGCCTTTGATGCTGTGTACCGTTCCGGCAACAACGCCTGTGCCTGTTCTGCGCGCCTGTTTTTCTTCGAGCAGTGCGCTTAAGAAAAAGTCTTTTGCCTGGGATACAGAAATTTCGGTGGCGCTGATGACGGAACAAAAATCATTTAAAATTCCGAAGACCTGTTCCGTCCATGTAGATCTGTTGTCGAACAGATCCATCACCGCCTTTTTAAGATCCTCCGGTGCCATGCTTTTATGTTTGTGTTCATCTAAAAAATTTAAGGTTTCCTGGAATTCACGGATTTTAAACAAAGAAAACCCGGGGCTGGATTTAAGGGTGTAACTGATGGGAATCTTAAGTTTTGCCAGGGCCATGCGAACAGCCACGAGGGCTGGATATTCAATGCCTTGGCGGGATATCACGGCAATATTCTGGGGCGTTGTACCTTCCTGGTCTAAAAGTTTTTCAATGCAGCCGGCGGTATATACGGCTTGACTTTGGATATCCTTGCAGCAGATCATGTCCACCCGCTTTTTTTCAGGGGTTTTGTCAGGGGGCAAGGCCAAATGTTTTCGTTTATCATTGATCCGGCAGCTTATTTGAGTTTTCATGCGCCGGCTGTTTTTGGCAATTAAGTCATTGGCGGCTTCAATCACCGGGTGGGGGCAGCGATAGTTTTCGGTGAGGAAAAATTGCCGGGCCTTGTAATCTTCTTTGAACCGGTGGATGAATTTAACGTTGGCGTCCCTGAATCCATAAATGCTCTGGTCATCATCCCCTACGGCCATGATGGCGATTTTTGCATCGTCGTCGGCTGCAAGACGGCCTGTGAGTGCCGTGATAAATTGATACTGGCATGCGTCAATGTCCTGGTATTCATCAACCAGGATGTAGCGATACCGGGCCAGCAGGTACTGCCGGGCCTGGTCTGTGTCCACACCGGGGATTTGCCGTTTGCCGTCAAGGAACTCAACAGCTTCGTCAATCACTGTATTGAAATCAATTTCTCTATTTTGGTTTTGCTCATTGTGTTGATCGATCAGGCATCGACCTGTGATACGCATGGCAAGGCCGTGGAATGTCATGGCCGTCACCCGGGCGCTTCGTTTTCCTGTCAATGCCTTGATTCGGGTCCGAAGTTCGACCATGGTGCCGTGGTTGAAGCACAAAACGAGAATATGTTCCGGGGGGATTGAGCGTGCCTTGATCAGCCAGGCACACCGGTGGACAATGGTCCGAGTTTTTCCCGATCCCGGGCCTGCCAGCACCAGCAGATTCCGGTTTTCCGGGGCTGCGACAATGGCCTCCTGCACCTTATTTCCTAAACTTTGGATAATATCTGCATAAGCTTTGGCCGTCATGGCTGTGGTGATGATTTTCTTTTGGCCGGGAAAGTACTGGTGGATGAATCTGTCGTGGGCGTGTTGAAAGTAGTCCCGGACAAAGTCCAGGGCGGTGCGCATTTTTTTCATGCCGAATTCGGCATATTTTTCCATAACATGCACTTGAACATTTTTTTGTTCATAATGCTGGGACAAGGGCTCATAATCCCCCCGGGTGTACTGCCGGGTCCGGGCCGCATCTTCCATGGATAACGTAAATGCCTGGCGAAATACCCCCAAACCGTTTTGCAGGGTGATCACCTTTGTGTCGTGCAAAAACAACAGGCTTTTTTCAACCAGTATAGTGCCGTTTCCCTTGAACCCGGACAGAAAAATGTCTTCAGTCATGGCCTGGATGATGTCAGAAAGGAAAAATTGGCCCAGGATCTCTTTTTGGGCCGCTTTGAGATCCGGGTCAAGATTTTTGATAATGGCGTCAATGCAAACCCGGGCACACCGGTGGCGCAGGTCCATGCGTTCTTTTAAAATCTGCCAGGGTACATTAACAAAAACCCGCTGCTGTTCCTGGCCTTTTTTTCCGGCGATTTTTAAACTTTTGCCGCCGGACTCCCCCTGATCGGCTGCCATGATATGCAGCAAGCTGGTGCAGATGTCCGTGGTCGCGGTTTGAAATCCCTTGTTCTTAAGGCGCTGGGCCACCAGGCGAAGATTGATCAGATCGGCTTTGTCCGCACCGGCTTCCGGGGAGCGTTCCGCCATCAGGTCGGCCATGCTTTTTTCCATGCGGGAAAAAAGATCCAACAGGTCTCCTGCGCTGTGTTTACCCTTGGGCCGGATAAAGGCGGTCATCACTGATCCTTCCCGGATGAGCCCTGCATTGGCCATATTGTTCAACTCGGTTATGATGGTACGCGGATCCAGGTATTTTTCCGGCAGGTTTTCAATGCCGCTAAGCGCCTCGCACAGCATGTCCGCCGAGATCAATGCATTTTTCTTTTCGTTAAAAAGCGTTTGCAACAGCGTTATATATACCGAGTGAACGATGCGGGACAGGTTAAGCCTTTTAAGTTTATTTTCCGCCTCATCCAGGCTTTTGACCAGAGGCACCCCCTTGAAAAAAAGTGTGCGGTTGAAATCCCGCCGGATAAAACCCCGTCTCTCCAGCCAGGCCACGGCAATCCTGGCCCTTTGATCCTCTCCGCCCATATGCTCGTACCCGGCCAGGCGAAGGATCTCTGCCGGGGTGATAACGATTTCGGGATGTTTTTTGCCTCTTTCTTTTAACACCCTAAGAATTTTTTTGATGTCCTGCAAGGTCAGTTTGGAATAGGCATTCAAAGAGAACTGGCTGTCGATGTCATCCTGTTCATACAGCAGGATGCAGTCGGCAAGGTCCTGGTCCCGGCCGGCCCGGCCGGCTTCCTGGAGATAGTTTTCAAGGGAGCCCGGAATATCGGCATGGATGACCAGCCGGATATCCTTTTTGTCGATGCCCATGCCAAAGGCGTTGGTGGCGCAGATTACAGGGATTGTACCGGATATAAATTCATCCTGGATATTGCGCTTGTCCGATTCGGTTCTACCGGCATGAAAGGCCTGGCAGACAATGCCGCGTTCGTTTAAGAATCGGCTTAACAGTTCCGTGCCGTTCCTGGATGCGCAATAGACAATGGCACTGCCCTTTGTTTCCGACAGATTGTCGTTCAGCATCCGGGCAATGACATCGTACTTTTCAGCAGCAGTGACAGGATAGACGTAAAAATGAAGGTTGTCTCGATCCACACCGCCTTCAAAACCGTCTAAGTCGAGGGTGAGTTTTTCATTAAAATGCTGACGGATTTCTTCTTTGACGTCCCGTTTGGCCGTTGCCGTGAAAGCACCGATCACCGGCATTTTTCCGGTTTGTTTTTTTTGGTCTGCAATGAGGTCTGCCACATGCAGGTAGTCGGGTCTGAAATCATGTCCCCATTTTGACAGGCAGTGGGCCTCATCAAAGATCCAGCAGCCCACCTGGCGGGAGGCAATCAGCTTCACCACGCTTTTATTGCGCAGCTGTTCAGGTGAGATGTACAAAAGCCCGATGTCTCCTAAACGCACCTTTTCCACCACGGCGCCACGTTCGGGAAGGGTGAGACTGCCGTTGATGGCGGCGGCTGCCTGGGTGCCCGTGGCATGATTGAGGTTGTCCACCTGGTCTTTCATCAGGGCCTTGAGCGGTGAAATGACGATGGTGAGCGCCCCGGTTCGTTCGTATCGGTGAAGTGCCGGGATCTGGTAGCAGATGGACTTGCCGCCGCCTGTGGGCAGAATTGACAGGTGGTGGCTTCCGGAAAGGGCGGCTGCAACGATTTCCCGCTGGAGCATACGGCCGTCGGGCATGGTCCGGTACGCTTTGAATCCAAAATATTTATTTAAAAGACGGTCTGGATTGTTGTGCTGTGTGCAAAAGCTACAGGCGTCATTCCCGCAGGCCATGCGAAGTCTAAAAATCAGATCCGCTATCCCGTCGAACTCATGGAGAACCCAGCCGGGAAGCACGGAATTGCCCCCGGCCACCCGCAGCCAGGAAATCAGGTAGGCAAGTTCCGGTTTTCTATTCGGTGACGTATTGATTTCCTCCCAGATTTCCCGGGCTGCCGTGGCGCATCCCCGGGCCCGGCACAGATTTAAGAATAGCGCCCGAGCTTGGGTTGTTTGGGGTTTTGATTCACCAAGATGCTCAAAAAGCCGGGAGATCCCCTGGAATTTCTTGGACGGCAGGTCAAAGGCCCAGGCAAAGAAAGCAATGAGCCCGGGCGCGCTTTTTTTTAAAAGAAGAAAGGCGGCCAGTTGATCTTCAAACAGCACCATGGAAAGTTTTGCATCGGCCACAGGATTATTTTTTGATGCACTTAAAAGTTTGTAGCCTTTGATGAGCCGGTGATATGGATTTTCCGGAAATGCCAAAGGCGAGAGTACCAGCGTATCAATGGGCGGTAAAGAGAGGATTCCGGCTTTTGGACAATGTGCCTGAACCAAGGCCAGGTCATGCTTGATGATATTGTGCCCTAAAATATGTGCTGCACCTTGTGCAAACCGGGAAAGTCGTTGGAATACCGGGGTTGGATTTGAAATATTGTTTTCATTGAAAACCTGATCGTTAAATACGGCGCCGATGTGAAATACAGTACCATCAGGCGTGGCTTCAAAATCAATGACAAGGGACTTGGACAGATACGCCTTTAGGGCAGACGCCAGGGCTGCGGGCGGATTCTTTGGTGCGGGTTCGGATCTTTCGTCCGATTCCCGCTCCCGCTCTCTATCCCTGTCGTTCGCCATTATCGGAACATTTTCGGGGTTAAAAATGCAGTGAGCCTCATTGTTCCCGGGCCGACACGGTTCCAGGCATTTGCGTTCATTTCCAGCCGGGCATAGGCGCAGGTGGGCATCTTTTTTAGGGGTGGGCCTGCGTCATCCGGTTGCAAAAATTATGAAATGCCGGGTTATGGCCCACAATAACAGCCTGGTTAATGGTTTCAGGCAGATCGTTCCGGCAGAATGCCAAAAGGTCATGGGCACTGAAGGTGTATAGTTTTTCTGAAACGGTCCAGGTAAACGAAATGTTTTTAAGATTGCCGGCAATCCTTTCAATGGTTTCTGTGGCCCTTTGTGCAGGACTGGTGAACACATTGGAAAAATTACAGCCTGTTTTTGCGATTTCAGAGGCCATGACAGTGCATGCCCGGATGCCTCTTGGGGCAAGGGGTCTGTCAATATCTGCAAGGTGTTCATCCTTCCAGCTGGATTTGGCATGACGGATAAGGTGAAGTGTTTTCATCATTTAAATAGAAACTCCAGCCCATTACGTTTTATTTCGTACACGGTGCGCAACTGCTCCCCTAATTTACCCGGAGGAAATCCCTGTCTGCTGAACCATACGAGATAGGGTTCGGGTAAATCCACTAAAGGCCGGCCTTTGTATTTACCAAATGGCATTTGTGCCTTTGCAAGCACCTCAAACGCTTGTTTGTCCGGTTCAAGAACTGTTCCCAAAAGTTTAATGTCTCCTCGAGCGTTTTTGTTAGAATATCCAGCAAAATAATACGATATGACGACATAAAAACGCAAGGCCCTGGATACCTAGTGCCCGACCGGAAACTAATTATTGTGCTTCAAGTTCCGGGACCCGATACCGGGCAACGTGGGTTGGATCAGGGTTTTGATAGACCCTGTCAGCCATGGCTGTTTTATATGAAAGACTTTGGACGGTACTCAGATCTTTCAAACTTTGTTGTGGGCCGAGCCTGGACGCTGATAAGACCAAGTCGGCCCATGATCAAAATAAAATCGCCCATATACTTGTCTTTTAAGCCACCCTCGGCGTTACGCCAAAGGACACATATTAATAATATGCTTCCATTGGCGTGCCTTGATGGTGACTTAAAATCCGGCGTATCTGTGGCAGATTTAATTCTGATCATGGGCCTTATTCAGGGTATTTTTTTTCTAAGCACTCATCACATATGCTGTGGCTGAACACTGCGTCGGAGTGGTCGGAAATATAGGCTTCCAGGTGGGTCCAATATCCTTTGTCATCCCTGATTTTTTTGCAGATAGAACAAATGGGCAGCAGTCCCTGCAGGGTTTTGATCTCTTCTTCAGAACGTTTTCGTTCGGTCAGATCTCTTATCACGGCAACTCTTGCGTCCTGTCCGTTAAATGATATTTTTTTTCCCTGGACTTCCAGGGGAAATTGGGAACAGTCCTTTCTTATGCCGGTCACTTCATAAATTGCGTCCGA
This window of the uncultured Desulfobacter sp. genome carries:
- a CDS encoding ATP-binding protein; translated protein: MNLTLRLSLPILIGLLVSIGYLHFYWAPLQLQKGKAAFERQNQALLQSSDSAIIRDLLEGNFAALIANIDYLLEERAGVWFNMEIFNDDGKRLYPVFDREKVPNTGKHDFIHHDHPLWLETSYIGKIVVDIEWHQEKLRIQQDIKTVRTMLLSMVVFSLIVILITQLQLVVRPLARLRDAARQIAKGNLSVELPEESKDEVGELTRSFSFMAQELFFKQHALDQHANVSITDSHGNITYVNNNFIKTTGRSEAQLLGQNHRILKSDVQSPAFYENLWKTICAGKTWHQEICNRKKSGEYYWIDATIVPQVGKTDPKPERFICISTDITVRKKAEAELVDAKEEAESATRAKSEFLSNMSHEIRTPINAIIGMSHLMSQSSSDPAQLHDIGVIQTAGDNLLELINDILDFSKIEAGKLVIDPHNFSLPGLFQNLRQLFTTNAENKGLHFEVAEPSPEIPEALYGDGNRLKQMLVNLLGNAIKFTDVGIVNLTVSQVPGNRPDGQVMLRFMVKDSGRGIAKEAQAKLFKSFSQEDGSTTRQYGGTGLGLSIVHRLAELMGGRVGVESEPGLGSSFWLELPFRISKADSSGQQQSRAPHVSYGTMTRKQKDQGEYSVVRLLLVDDSRVNLEITGRILETHGFSVTSCTGGKEAIDILEEASNRYDLVLMDLQMPDVDGVEATVAIRQGLGRTLPIVAFTAGATTQEWNRARDAGMDDFVTKPINPQQLVGIIERLVSGKRKPENVDALFSKPDPDNSPVKSDSSDIAFFDRAGLTDRLMGNQELVEMIIKTFLEDMPIQIDSLKGLIEKGQTREARAQGHKMKGAAKNIGSAEFEKLSHAVEKAGEANDIEQLRALMPKVESLFLKMKDVIEKNEESSY
- a CDS encoding RecQ family ATP-dependent DNA helicase gives rise to the protein MANDRDRERERESDERSEPAPKNPPAALASALKAYLSKSLVIDFEATPDGTVFHIGAVFNDQVFNENNISNPTPVFQRLSRFAQGAAHILGHNIIKHDLALVQAHCPKAGILSLPPIDTLVLSPLAFPENPYHRLIKGYKLLSASKNNPVADAKLSMVLFEDQLAAFLLLKKSAPGLIAFFAWAFDLPSKKFQGISRLFEHLGESKPQTTQARALFLNLCRARGCATAAREIWEEINTSPNRKPELAYLISWLRVAGGNSVLPGWVLHEFDGIADLIFRLRMACGNDACSFCTQHNNPDRLLNKYFGFKAYRTMPDGRMLQREIVAAALSGSHHLSILPTGGGKSICYQIPALHRYERTGALTIVISPLKALMKDQVDNLNHATGTQAAAAINGSLTLPERGAVVEKVRLGDIGLLYISPEQLRNKSVVKLIASRQVGCWIFDEAHCLSKWGHDFRPDYLHVADLIADQKKQTGKMPVIGAFTATAKRDVKEEIRQHFNEKLTLDLDGFEGGVDRDNLHFYVYPVTAAEKYDVIARMLNDNLSETKGSAIVYCASRNGTELLSRFLNERGIVCQAFHAGRTESDKRNIQDEFISGTIPVICATNAFGMGIDKKDIRLVIHADIPGSLENYLQEAGRAGRDQDLADCILLYEQDDIDSQFSLNAYSKLTLQDIKKILRVLKERGKKHPEIVITPAEILRLAGYEHMGGEDQRARIAVAWLERRGFIRRDFNRTLFFKGVPLVKSLDEAENKLKRLNLSRIVHSVYITLLQTLFNEKKNALISADMLCEALSGIENLPEKYLDPRTIITELNNMANAGLIREGSVMTAFIRPKGKHSAGDLLDLFSRMEKSMADLMAERSPEAGADKADLINLRLVAQRLKNKGFQTATTDICTSLLHIMAADQGESGGKSLKIAGKKGQEQQRVFVNVPWQILKERMDLRHRCARVCIDAIIKNLDPDLKAAQKEILGQFFLSDIIQAMTEDIFLSGFKGNGTILVEKSLLFLHDTKVITLQNGLGVFRQAFTLSMEDAARTRQYTRGDYEPLSQHYEQKNVQVHVMEKYAEFGMKKMRTALDFVRDYFQHAHDRFIHQYFPGQKKIITTAMTAKAYADIIQSLGNKVQEAIVAAPENRNLLVLAGPGSGKTRTIVHRCAWLIKARSIPPEHILVLCFNHGTMVELRTRIKALTGKRSARVTAMTFHGLAMRITGRCLIDQHNEQNQNREIDFNTVIDEAVEFLDGKRQIPGVDTDQARQYLLARYRYILVDEYQDIDACQYQFITALTGRLAADDDAKIAIMAVGDDDQSIYGFRDANVKFIHRFKEDYKARQFFLTENYRCPHPVIEAANDLIAKNSRRMKTQISCRINDKRKHLALPPDKTPEKKRVDMICCKDIQSQAVYTAGCIEKLLDQEGTTPQNIAVISRQGIEYPALVAVRMALAKLKIPISYTLKSSPGFSLFKIREFQETLNFLDEHKHKSMAPEDLKKAVMDLFDNRSTWTEQVFGILNDFCSVISATEISVSQAKDFFLSALLEEKQARRTGTGVVAGTVHSIKGMEFKHVFILDHGWKNTEIEEERRLYYVGMTRAINHLTLFAVQNSGNPHTAALARHPFVCCRQSPNAQITGFSHDVTISILGMEDLYISFPQRFAKDHPIHKHLAALKTGDRIFLEPDGTYIRILNPDHQCVGSLSQKGVEKWKHRITGILKAQVLGIVIRKADENESAKGTETSMAQWYLPIVEILHRNVKKGGH
- a CDS encoding histidine phosphatase family protein, producing MMKTLHLIRHAKSSWKDEHLADIDRPLAPRGIRACTVMASEIAKTGCNFSNVFTSPAQRATETIERIAGNLKNISFTWTVSEKLYTFSAHDLLAFCRNDLPETINQAVIVGHNPAFHNFCNRMTQAHP
- a CDS encoding DUF3820 family protein, translated to MGTVLEPDKQAFEVLAKAQMPFGKYKGRPLVDLPEPYLVWFSRQGFPPGKLGEQLRTVYEIKRNGLEFLFK